A window of Parambassis ranga chromosome 10, fParRan2.1, whole genome shotgun sequence contains these coding sequences:
- the LOC114442199 gene encoding protocadherin alpha-8-like: protein MRTGGQRRGIQSWWVALSFSVMFSCVERVSGQIKYSIPEELKVGSVVGNVAKDLGLDISSLEERRFRIVSGSEDAQFKVNPNNGVLIVHKNIDREQLCESVSPCMINLKMVAENPMEIHHVSVEILDVNDYSPSFQEEEHIIEIAESIHPGKRFQLPTAQDPDVVMNTVRLYKLNQNDYFNIQIRERGDDKIPFLVLQKSLDRETHHEHKLILTAVDGGNPPRSGTLNMTVIVLDSNDNHPTFSQEVYSATIPENVDVDTSVITVKATDLDEGVNGDIEYVFGGQLDRKIYAMFSLNKDTGEIRVKGEIDFEKAEVYKLDVQATDKGQPPISTDCRVIIKVLDKNDNKPEIDVTSLSKTVSEDSKPGTVVSLISITDQDAGLNGKVICSISDNMPFELKPSFQENMYSLVLKQHLDRESVSHYDITITATDCGQPPLSTFKTLSIDVSDVNDNVPEFLHSPVELYLVENNVPGNLIFSVSASDKDLNENAGLTYHIVREESSHQRITAFLNINSDNGQISALKSFDFETLKTFQFQVGATDSGSPSLSSNVTVNVFILDQNDNAPVILYPVSSNGSAEGVEEIPRNVNAGHLVTKVRAYDADIGYNGWLLYSLQEVTDHSLFGLDRYTGQIRTLRLFTETDEAEHKLVILVKDNGNVSLSATATVIVKVVEPKEAFAASDVKSAAKDDEDSNVTFYLMITLGSVSVLFLISIIVLIAMQCSKSTDYTSKYLQETNYDGTLCHSIQYRSGDKRYMFVGPRMSIGSTIVPGSHANTLVLPGRRRTSEEVS from the coding sequence ATGAGAACGGGAGGACAAAGACGAGGAATACAGTCCTGGTGGGTAGCCCTCAGTTTTTCTGTGATGTTCAGCTGCGTGGAGCGGGTTTCAGGTCAGATCAAATACTCAATTCCAGAAGAGTTAAAGGTGGGATCTGTTGTTGGAAATGTCGCAAAAGATCTGGGActggacatcagctcactgGAGGAAAGACGTTTTCGTATTGTATCTGGAAGTGAAGATGCTCAATTCAAAGTAAATCCGAACAATGGCGTCTTGATTGTGCATAAAAACATCGACCGAGAGCAGCTCTGTGAGAGTGTTTCTCCCTGTATGATCAACCTAAAAATGGTAGCTGAGAACCCCATGGAAATACATCATGTATCAGTAGAAATCCTTGATGTTAACGATTATTCACCGAGCTTTCAAGAGGAAGAACACATAATAGAAATCGCTGAGTCCATTCACCCAGGAAAACGTTTCCAGTTACCTACTGCGCAGGATCCAGACGTTGTCATGAATACTGTTCGGTTGTATAAATTAAATCAAAATGATTATTTTAACATACAAATTCGAGAGCGAGGAGATGACAAGATACCATTCTTAGTTTTACAAAAATCTTTAGATCGGGAAACACATCATGAACACAAACTGATTCTGACAGCAGTTGATGGAGGAAATCCACCGAGATCAGGCACTCTTAACATGACAGTTATAGTGCTAGATTCTAATGATAACCATCCAACATTTAGCCAAGAAGTATATTCAGCAACAATACCTGAAAACGTAGATGTAGATACCAGTGTAATTACAGTTAAAGCAACTGATCTGGATGAGGGTGTAAATGGAGACATTGAGTATGTGTTCGGTGGTCAACTTGACCGTAAGATTTATGCAATGTTTAGCTTGAACAAAGACACTGGTGAAATTCGAGTAAAAGGAGAAATTGACTTTGAGAAGGCTGAGGTTTATAAGTTAGACGTACAGGCTACTGACAAAGGACAACCTCCAATAAGTACTGACTGCAGGGTGATCATCAAAGTGCTCGATAAAAACGACAATAAACCTGAAATAGATGTGACTTCTCTTTCCAAGACTGTATCAGAAGATTCAAAACCTGGAACTGTGGTTTCTTTAATTAGTATAACAGACCAAGACGCAGGTTTAAACGGCAAAGTAATATGTAGTATTTCTGATAATATGCCATTTGAATTAAAACCATCTTTTCAAGAAAACATGTACTCTTTAGTTTTAAAACAGCATTTGGATCGAGAGTCGGTTTCGCATTATGACATCACAATAACAGCTACAGACTGTGGTCAGCCTCCTCTCTCTACATTCAAAACACTGAGTATAGATGTATCAGACGTAAATGATAATGTACCAGAATTTTTGCACAGTCCTGTTGAACTTTATCTGGTGGAAAACAACGTGCCTGGAAATCTAAttttttctgtgtctgcttcAGACAAAGACCTGAATGAAAATGCTGGTTTAACTTATCACATAGTTAGAGAGGAAAGTAGTCATCAGAGAATTACAGCATTTCTAAACATCAATTCAGATAATGGACAAATATCAGCGCTGAAAAGTTTCGACTTTGAAACACTGAAAACTTTCCAGTTCCAAGTTGGTGCCACAGATTCTGGATCTCCGTCACTGAGCAGCAACGTCACAGTGAACGTGTTCATTCTGGATCAGAACGACAACGCTCCAGTCATCCTGTATCCAGTCAGCTCCAACGGttctgctgaaggtgtggaggagatTCCCCGCAATGTGAACGCAGGGCACTTGGTGACTAAAGTCAGAGCCTATGACGCTGATATAGGATATAACGGCTGGCTGCTCTATTCACTGCAGGAAGTTACTGACCATAGTCTCTTTGGTTTGGACCGCTATACAGGACAGATCAGAACACTTCGCttattcacagagacagacgagGCTGAGCATAAACTAGTCATACTGGTCAAAGACAATGGCAACGTCTCACTCTCAGCAACAGCTACTGTCATTGTCAAAGTTGTGGAGCCCAAAGAGGCTTTTGCAGCCTCTGATGTTAAAAGTGCAgccaaagatgatgaagataGTAATGTGACTTTTTACCTGATGATAACTTTGGGCTCAGTTTCTGTGCTTTTTCTCATCAGTATCATCGTGCTGATTGCAATGCAGTGCTCAAAATCCACAGACTATACTTCTAAATATCTACAAGAGACTAATTATGATGGGACACTGTGTCACAGCATCCAGTACAGATCAGGAGACAAACGCTACATGTTTGTTGGACCCAGAATGAGTATAGGTTCTACTATAGTCCCTGGAAGCCATGCTAATACACTAGTGCTCCCTGGCAGGAGGAGGACATCTGAAGAGGTAAGCTAA
- the LOC114443035 gene encoding protocadherin alpha-8-like encodes MRTGGQRRGIQSWWVALSFFVMFSCVERVSGQIKYSIPEELKVGSVVGNVAKDLGLDISSLEERHFRIVSGSEDAQFKVNPNNGVLIVHKNIDREQLCESVSPCLINLKMVAENPMEIHHVSVEILDVNDYSPSFQEEEKILEMSESTPPGKRLQLPTARDPDVGINTVRVYKLNQNDYFNLQIRERGDDKIPFLVLQKSLDRETHHEHKLILTAVDGGNPPRSGTLNMTVIVLDSNDNHPTFSQEVYSATIPENVDVDTSVITVKATDLDEGVNGDIKYVFGGQLDLKIYDMFSLNKDTGEIRVKGEIDFEKTDVYKLDVQATDKGQPPMSTDCRVIIKVLDKNDNKPEIDVTSLSQTVSEDSKPGTVVSLISITDQDAGLNGKVICSISDNVPFELKPSFQENMYSLVLKQHLDRESVSHYDITITATDCGQPPLSTFKTLSIDVSDVNDNVPEFLHSPVELYLVENNVPGNLFFSVSASDKDLNENAALTYHIVREEISHQRITAFLNINSDNGQILALKSFDFETLKTFQFQVVATDSGSPSLSSNVTVNVFILDQNDNAPVILYPVSSNGSAEGVEEIPRNVNAGHLVTKVRAYDADIGYNGWLLFSLQEVTDHSLFGLDRYTGQIRTLRSFTETDEAEHKLVILVKDNGNVSLSATATVTVKVVEPKEAFAASDVKSAAKDDEDNNVTFYLMITLGSVSVLFLISIIVLIAMQCSKSTDYTSKYLQETNYDGTLCHSIQYRSGDKRYMLVGPRMSIGSTIVPGSHANTLVLPDRRRTSEEF; translated from the exons ATGAGAACGGGAGGACAAAGACGAGGAATACAGTCCTGGTGGGTAGCCCTCAGCTTTTTTGTGATGTTCAGCTGCGTGGAGCGGGTTTCAGGTCAGATCAAATACTCAATTCCAGAAGAGTTAAAGGTGGGTTCTGTTGTTGGAAATGTCGCAAAGGATCTGGGActggacatcagctcactgGAGGAAAGACATTTTCGTATTGTATCTGGAAGTGAAGATGCTCAATTCAAAGTAAATCCGAACAATGGCGTCTTGATTGTGCATAAAAACATCGACCGAGAGCAGCTCTGTGAGAGTGTTTCACCCTGTTTGATCAACCTAAAAATGGTAGCTGAGAACCCCATGGAAATACATCATGTATCAGTAGAAATTCTTGATGTTAACGATTATTCACCGAGCTttcaagaggaagaaaaaatattagAAATGTCTGAGTCCACTCCCCCAGGGAAACGTTTGCAGTTGCCTACTGCGCGCGATCCAGATGTTGGCATTAATACCGTACGTGTGTATAAATTAAATCAAAACGACTATTTTAACTTACAAATTCGAGAGCGAGGAGATGACAAGATACCATTCTTAGTTTTACAAAAATCTTTAGATCGGGAAACACATCATGAACACAAACTGATTCTGACAGCAGTTGATGGAGGAAATCCACCGAGATCAGGGACTCTTAACATGACAGTTATAGTGCTAGATTCTAATGATAACCATCCCACGTTCAGCCAAGAAGTATATTCAGCAACAATACCTGAAAACGTAGATGTAGATACCAGTGTAATTACAGTTAAAGCAACTGATCTGGATGAGGGTGTAAATGGAGACATTAAGTATGTGTTCGGTGGTCAACTTGACCTAAAGATTTATGACATGTTTAGCTTAAACAAAGACACTGGTGAAATTCGAGTAAAAGGAGAAATTGACTTTGAGAAGACTGATGTTTATAAGTTAGACGTACAGGCTACTGACAAAGGACAACCTCCAATGAGTACTGACTGCAGGGTGATCATCAAAGTGCTCGATAAAAACGACAATAAACCTGAAATAGATGTGACTTCTCTTTCCCAGACTGTTTCAGAAGATTCAAAACCTGGAACTGTGGTTTCTTTAATTAGTATAACAGACCAAGACGCAGGTTTAAATGGTAAAGTAATATGTAGTATTTCTGATAATGTGCCATTTGAATTAAAGCCATCTTTTCAAGAAAACATGTACTCTTTAGTTTTAAAACAGCATTTGGATCGAGAGTCGGTTTCGCATTATGACATCACAATAACAGCTACAGACTGTGGTCAGCCTCCTCTCTCTACATTCAAAACTCTGAGCATAGATGTATCAGACGTAAATGATAATGTACCAGAATTTTTGCACAGTCCTGTTGAACTTTATCTGGTAGAAAACAACGTGCCTGgaaatctatttttttctgtgtctgcttcAGACAAAGACCTGAATGAAAATGCTGCTTTAACTTACCACATAGTTAGAGAAGAAATTAGTCATCAGAGAATTACAGCATTTCTAAACATCAATTCAGATAATGGACAAATATTAGCACTGAAAAGTTTTGACTTTGAAACGCTGAAGACTTTCCAGTTCCAAGTTGTTGCCACAGATTCTGGATCTCCGTCACTGAGCAGCAACGTCACAGTGAACGTGTTCATTCTGGACCAGAACGACAACGCTCCAGTCATCCTGTATCCAGTCAGCTCCAACGGctctgctgaaggtgtggaggagatTCCCCGCAATGTGAACGCAGGACACTTGGTGACTAAAGTCAGAGCCTATGACGCTGATATAGGATATAACGGCTGGCTgctcttttcactgcaggaagtTACTGACCACAGTCTCTTTGGTTTGGACCGCTATACAGGACAGATCAGAACACTTCgctcattcacagagacagacgagGCTGAGCATAAACTGGTCATACTGGTCAAAGACAATGGCAACGTCTCACTCTCAGCGACAGCTACTGTCACTGTCAAAGTTGTGGAGCCCAAAGAGGCTTTTGCAGCTTCTGATGTTAAAAGTGCAgccaaagatgatgaagataatAATGTGACTTTTTACCTGATGATAACTTTGGGATCAGTTTCGGTGCTTTTTCTTATCAGTATCATCGTGCTGATTGCAATGCAGTGCTCCAAATCCACAGACTATACTTCTAAATATCTACAAGAGACTAATTATGACGGGACACTGTGTCACAGCATCCAGTACAGGTCAGGAGACAAACGCTACATGTTAGTTGGACCCAGAATGAGTATAGGATCTACTATAGTCCCTGGAAGTCACGCTAATACACTAGTGCTCCCTGATAGGAGGAGGACATCTGAGGAG TTTTAA
- the LOC114443036 gene encoding protocadherin alpha-3-like, which produces MGTERQSRGRNCIWFVFRVGLLLLVGKQTLAEIRYSVAEEVKDGTVVGNVAKDLGLDMLSLTDRRFRVVSESKDAFFDVNQNNGALYVLKKIDREELCQGSGACLMELKIIVENPLEIHYVAVEINDVNDHSPSFPEEEQKFDIGEQTLPGRRFQLHAARDPDAGINTIRTYTLTSNENFEVDVRQSDEDKIPILVLKKSLDREQKSRHLLTLTAVDGGKPPRSGTLNVSITVLDSNDNRPIFRKEIYEIEIQENVPIGTSIFKMNATDLDEGVNSEIEYSLGKTLKKKVYDTFELDKITGEIRVKGVVDYEENDVYKLDVEASDKGTPPLTGECRVIIKIKDVNDNPPEIEITSLSNTVSEDSKPGTMISLISVRDKDSGVNGKIILSITSDVPFELKTSYKENIYSVVTKDFLDRERVSQYEITIKATDCGEPTLSALKTLSIQISDVNDNSPHFSQSPLHFYLSENNIPGKSIFSVSATDKDVSDNAAISYHIVREGSPNDIASFLNVNSHNGQISALKIFDFETLKTFQFQVGATDSGSPSLSSNVTVNVFILDQNDNAPVILYPISSNGSAEGVEEIPRNVNAGHLVTKVRAYDADIGYNGWLLFSLQEVTDHSLFGLDRYTGQIRTLRSFTETDEAEHKLVILVKDNGNVSLSATATVTVKVVEPKEAFAASDVKSAAKDDEDNNVTFYLMITLGSVSVLFLISIIVLIVMQCSKSTDYTSKYLQETNYDGTLCHSIQYRSGDKRYMLVGPRMSIGSTIVPGSHANTLVFPDRRRTSEEVRHI; this is translated from the coding sequence ATGGGAACCGAAAGACAGAGTCGAGGAAGGAATTGCATCTGGTTTGTTTTCCGTGTGGGTCTGCTTTTGTTAGTCGGAAAACAGACTCTGGCTGAAATAAGATACTCCGTCGCAGAAGAGGTAAAAGATGGAACAGTTGTTGGAAATGTTGCGAAAGACTTGGGCTTGGATATGCTTTCTCTGACTGACAGACGGTTCCGTGTTGTATCTGAATCAAAGGACGCATTTTTCGATGTAAACCAGAACAATGGAGCCCTCTATGTCCTTAAGAAAATCGACAGAGAAGAGCTTTGTCAAGGGAGCGGTGCATGTCTAATGGAGCTGAAGATAATTGTAGAAAATCCGTTGGAAATACACTACGTGGCTGTGGAAATTAATGATGTAAATGATCACTCTCCCAGTTTTCCTGAAGAAGAACAGAAATTTGATATTGGTGAACAAACCTTACCAGGAAGGAGATTCCAGCTACACGCTGCTCGTGATCCTGATGCTGGAATTAACACAATTCGCACCTACACTTTGACGTCAAATGAAAATTTTGAGGTCGATGTTCGACAAAGTGATGAGGATAAAATACCGATCTTGGTGTTGAAGAAGTCTTTAGATAGAGaacaaaaaagcagacatttaCTTACTCTTACGGCGGTTGATGGAGGTAAACCTCCGAGATCAGGAACACTAAACGTTTCTATTACTGTTCTGGACAGTAATGATAATCGACCAATATTTAGAAAGGAAATTTACGAAATTGAAATACAAGAAAATGTTCCAATAGGCACGTCAATATTCAAGATGAATGCAACTGATCTAGATGAAGGCGTCAATAGTGAGATTGAATACAGTCttggaaaaacactgaaaaaaaaagtctacgACACCTTTGAACTGGATAAAATAACTGGAGAGATACGAGTCAAAGGTGTTGTAGACTATGAAGAAAACGATGTTTATAAACTGGATGTTGAGGCTTCAGATAAAGGAACACCGCCACTAACTGGTGAGTGTAGAGTCATCATAAAGATAAAAGACGTGAATGATAATCCACCAGAAATAGAAATCACATCACTGTCAAATACAGTATCTGAAGACTCAAAGCCAGGGACAATGATTTCTCTAATTAGTGTGCGAGATAAAGATTCTGGTGTTAATGGAAAAATTATTTTAAGTATAACTTCGGATGTTCCTTTTGAATTAAAAACGTCATATAAAGAGAACATTTACTCAGTTGTCACGAAAGACTTTTTAGATAGAGAGCGGGTGTCACAAtatgaaataacaataaaagccaCGGACTGTGGTGAGCCAACATTATCTGCTTTAAAAACCTTGAGTATTCAGATATCAGATGTAAACGACAACAGCCCGCATTTTTCTCAAAGTCCATTACACTTTTACCTGTCAGAAAACAATATTCCTGGAAAGTCCATATTTTCGGTAAGCGCAACAGACAAAGATGTTAGCGACAATGCAGCCATTTCATATCATATTGTAAGAGAAGGGAGTCCAAACGACATCGCGTCTTTCCTAAATGTAAATTCACATAATGGACAAATATCAGCGCTGAAAATTTTCGACTTTGAAACGCTGAAAACTTTCCAGTTCCAAGTTGGTGCCACAGATTCTGGATCTCCGTCACTGAGCAGCAACGTCACAGTCAACGTGTTCATTCTGGATCAGAACGACAACGCTCCAGTCATCCTGTATCCAATCAGCTCCAACGGttctgctgaaggtgtggaggagatTCCCCGCAATGTGAACGCAGGACACTTGGTGACTAAAGTCAGAGCCTATGACGCTGATATAGGATATAACGGCTGGCTgctcttttcactgcaggaagtTACTGACCACAGTCTCTTTGGTTTGGACCGCTATACAGGACAGATCAGAACACTTCgctcattcacagagacagacgagGCTGAGCATAAACTGGTCATACTGGTCAAAGACAATGGCAACGTCTCACTATCAGCAACAGCTACTGTCACTGTCAAAGTTGTGGAGCCCAAAGAGGCTTTTGCAGCTTCTGATGTTAAAAGTGCAgccaaagatgatgaagataatAATGTGACTTTTTACCTGATGATAACGTTGGGCTCAGTTTCTGTACTTTTCCTCATCAGTATCATCGTGCTGATTGTAATGCAGTGCTCCAAATCCACAGACTATACTTCTAAATATCTACAAGAGACTAATTATGACGGGACACTGTGTCACAGCATCCAGTACAGATCAGGAGACAAACGCTACATGTTAGTTGGACCCAGAATGAGTATAGGATCTACTATAGTCCCTGGAAGTCATGCTAATACACTAGTGTTCCCTGACAGGAGAAGGACATCTGAGGAGGTAAGACATATTTAA
- the LOC114443037 gene encoding protocadherin alpha-8-like, with protein sequence MGDQIRRDSWNYCRFYLYLLFLGNSALGELRYSIPEEMREGTVVGNVAKDLGLDKISLNDRRFRVVSGSKDDFFEVNPESGSLQVRKKIDREELCQGSGACLMELKILVENPLEIHYVVVEITDVNDHSPTFSEKEQAFEIFEHASQGTRFELHAARDPDAGTNSIRTYTLTSNDHFDIEISQSDEEKIPFLVLKKSLDREQKNKHLLIVTALDGGKPPRSGKLNVSITVLDINDNRPSFSQDTYQIEIFENTPVGTTITKVNAVDPDEGINGEIEYSLSKTLARKVYDVFELDTSSGQIKLKGPLDFEETPIFKLDVQASDKGQPPLIGRCKVIIKIKDVNDNAPEIEVTSLTNTVSEDSKPGTIISLISVTDKDSGVNGKILSTINSNVPFELKPSFKENTYSLVTKDFLDREQVSLHEISIKATDCGEPPLSIFKTLNIHISDVNDNSPQFSQSPLNLYLSENNAAGEAIFSVIAKDNDVNENAAISYHIVRENDVTSFLNVNSDNGQISALKSFDFETLKTFQFQVVATDSGSPSLSSNVTVNVFVLDQNDNAPVILYPVSSNGSAESVEEIPRNVNAGHLVTKVRAYDADIGYNGWLLFSLQEVTDHSLFGLDRYTGQIRTLRSFTETDEAEHKLVILVKDNGNVSLSATATVTVKVVEPKEAFAASDVKSAAKDNEDNNVTFYLMITLGSVSVLFLISIIVLIAMQCSKSTDYTSKYLQETNYDGTLCHSIQYRSGDKRYMLVGPRMSIGSTIVPGSHANTLVLPDRRRASEEVRPVYSFKQ encoded by the coding sequence ATGGGGGACCAAATAAGACGCGACTCATGGAACTACTGtaggttttatttgtatttgctgTTTTTGGGAAATTCGGCTTTGGGTGAACTAAGATACTCTATTCCAGAGGAGATGAGAGAAGGGACGGTTGTAGGAAATGTTGCAAAGGATCTTGGACTAGACAAAATCTCTCTAAATGATCGACGATTCCGTGTTGTTTCTGGATCTAAAGACGATTTCTTCGAGGTAAACCCGGAGAGTGGCTCCTTACAGGTTCGTAAGAAAATCGACAGAGAGGAACTGTGTCAGGGAAGTGGTGCATGCCTGATGGAGCTAAAGATACTCGTTGAAAATCCTCTAGAAATACACTATGTCGTTGTAGAAATTACAGACGTGAATGATCACTCCCCCACTTTCTCTGAAAAGGAACAGGCGTTTGAAATATTTGAACACGCTTCACAGGGAACACGATTTGAGCTCCACGCTGCCCGGGATCCCGATGCTGGAACAAACTCCATCCGCACATACACGCTAACGTCAAATGATCACTTTGATATAGAAATCAGCCAGAGTGATGAGGAAAAAATACCGTTTTTAGTGCTAAAGAAATCCTTAGACAGAGAACAAAAGAATAAACACCTGCTAATTGTGACTGCGCTTGATGGAGGTAAACCTCCGAGATCAGGGAAATTAAATGTTTCTATTACTGTTCTTGATATTAATGATAATCGTCCGTCATTTAGCCAGGATACATACCAAATTGAAATATTTGAAAATACGCCAGTTGGTACGACAATTACAAAAGTAAATGCAGTTGATCCAGATGAAGGCATTAATGGAGAAATAGAGTACAGCCTAAGCAAAACATTAGCACGTAAAGTTTACGATGTATTTGAACTGGATACTTCAAGTGGACAAATTAAATTGAAGGGACCTCTAGATTTTGAAGAAACTCCAATTTTTAAGTTAGATGTTCAAGCATCTGATAAAGGACAACCTCCGTTAATAGGAAGATGTAAAGTTATTATAAAGATAAAAGATGTGAATGATAATGCACCAGAAATAGAAGTCACATCCTTAACAAATACAGTTTCTGAAGATTCAAAGCCTGGCACCATTATTTCACTCATCAGTGTAACAGATAAAGACTCTGGTGTCAATGGAAAAATACTTTCCACTATAAACTCAAATGTTCCTTTTGAATTAAAACCAtcatttaaagaaaacacataTTCACTTGTCACAAAGGACTTCTTAGATAGAGAGCAGGTGTCACTTCATGAAATAAGTATAAAAGCCACAGACTGTGGTGAGCCTCCCTTGTCTATATTTAAAACACTTAACATTCATATATCAGATGTAAATGACAACAGTCCACAATTCTCGCAAAGTCCATTAAACCTTTACCTGTCAGAAAATAACGCTGCTGGAGAGGCAATATTCTCTGTAATCGCAAAGGACAATGATGTGAATGAAAATGCAGCCATTTCATATCACATCGTGAGAGAAAATGACGTCACGTCTTTTCTAAATGTAAATTCAGATAATGGACAAATATCAGCGCTGAAAAGTTTCGACTTTGAAACGCTGAAAACTTTCCAGTTCCAAGTTGTTGCCACAGATTCTGGATCTCCGTCACTGAGCAGCAACGTCACAGTCAACGTGTTCGTTCTGGATCAGAACGACAACGCTCCAGTCATCCTGTATCCAGTCAGCTCCAACGGTTCTGCTGAAAGTGTGGAGGAGATTCCCCGCAATGTGAACGCAGGACACTTGGTGACTAAAGTCAGAGCCTATGACGCTGATATAGGATATAACGGCTGGCTgctcttttcactgcaggaagtTACTGACCACAGTCTCTTTGGTTTGGACCGCTATACAGGACAGATCAGAACACTTCgctcattcacagagacagacgagGCTGAGCATAAACTGGTCATACTGGTCAAAGACAATGGCAACGTCTCACTCTCAGCAACAGCTACTGTCACTGTCAAAGTTGTGGAGCCCAAAGAGGCTTTTGCAGCTTCTGATGTTAAAAGTGCAGCCAAAGATAATGAAGACAATAATGTGACTTTTTACTTGATGATAACTTTGGGCTCAGTTTCTGTGCTTTTCCTCATCAGTATCATCGTGCTGATTGCAATGCAGTGCTCCAAATCCACAGACTATACTTCTAAATATCTACAAGAGACTAATTATGATGGAACACTGTGTCACAGCATCCAGTACAGATCAGGAGACAAACGCTACATGTTAGTTGGACCCAGAATGAGTATAGGATCTACTATAGTCCCTGGAAGTCATGCTAATACACTAGTGCTCCCTGACAGGAGGAGGGCGTCTGAGGAGGTAAGGCCTGTTTACAGTTTCAAGCAGTAA